The Rhodopseudomonas palustris genome window below encodes:
- a CDS encoding phage portal protein, protein MTLLDRILGRSKAAPASATTAPPRVRAGYLRDTRSRVLSTRTASLRDHRDDVRIAWRRAAGIAMDLIQNSSRLRGAADQVIADTVGVELVLNPQPDPKVLADLGYSPEEAAELVRTIKQRWKRWAWNPRECDLRGKFTVPQQIDITLRWDMAYGEALGHISYMTPAERRAYGITSGTKMCLVNPTKLVQDTSEIEGMFQGVIHDPNGRPIAYRIEQKEAGITVKRDYRAYDAEGRQLVVHVFDPMDAGDVRGISRIAAAFREHIQQELLVDATIQTAILQTVFGITLTSKSPSKEAFEAISQLADDIPATPGADRPLSFAEEFRDYFLGTMERAAESEIAIGGDPQVSHLAPDEELKFHGAQTPGPQFQSLNNELSRGMARAIGISYGGFTMNYEGATYSSTRMENSSIWPVVTRRRERIAAPIQQVGYESWLDEEIGEGRIALKGGYEAFRANREALVWALHQGPAKPTADDGKSAKASTERIYNGTSSLADECAEYGKDPDEVFEQRKREHDKYVAAGMPSPFLRKQDAGNDVAADQQQDAQPQPSEAV, encoded by the coding sequence GTGACCCTGCTCGATCGCATCCTCGGCCGTAGCAAGGCCGCACCCGCAAGCGCCACCACGGCGCCGCCGCGGGTGCGGGCTGGATATCTGCGCGATACGCGCTCGCGGGTGCTGTCGACCCGCACGGCCAGCTTGCGCGATCATCGCGACGACGTCCGCATCGCCTGGCGGCGGGCGGCCGGCATTGCGATGGATCTGATCCAGAATTCCTCGCGGCTGCGCGGCGCGGCCGATCAGGTGATCGCCGACACCGTCGGCGTCGAGCTGGTGCTGAACCCGCAGCCGGACCCGAAGGTGCTGGCCGATCTCGGCTACAGCCCGGAGGAGGCGGCGGAGCTCGTCCGCACCATCAAGCAGCGCTGGAAGCGCTGGGCCTGGAACCCGCGCGAGTGCGATCTCCGCGGCAAGTTCACCGTGCCGCAGCAGATCGACATCACGCTGCGGTGGGATATGGCCTATGGCGAGGCGCTCGGCCACATCAGCTACATGACGCCGGCGGAGCGCCGCGCCTATGGTATCACCAGCGGCACCAAGATGTGCCTGGTGAATCCGACCAAGCTGGTGCAGGACACCAGCGAGATCGAGGGCATGTTCCAGGGCGTGATCCACGATCCGAACGGCCGCCCGATCGCCTATCGCATCGAGCAGAAGGAAGCTGGCATCACGGTGAAGCGCGATTACCGCGCCTATGATGCCGAGGGCCGGCAGCTGGTGGTGCACGTGTTCGACCCGATGGATGCCGGCGACGTTCGCGGCATCAGCCGGATTGCCGCGGCGTTCCGCGAGCACATTCAGCAGGAGCTTCTGGTCGACGCCACGATTCAGACCGCGATCCTCCAGACGGTGTTCGGCATCACGCTCACCAGCAAGTCGCCATCGAAGGAAGCGTTCGAGGCGATCTCGCAGCTCGCCGACGATATTCCGGCTACCCCTGGCGCCGATCGGCCGCTGTCCTTCGCTGAAGAATTCCGCGACTACTTCCTGGGCACCATGGAGCGCGCGGCCGAAAGCGAAATCGCGATCGGCGGCGATCCGCAGGTGTCGCACCTGGCGCCGGATGAGGAGCTTAAGTTTCACGGCGCGCAGACGCCGGGGCCGCAGTTCCAATCGCTCAACAACGAGCTGTCGCGCGGCATGGCCCGGGCGATCGGCATCAGCTACGGCGGCTTCACCATGAACTATGAGGGGGCGACGTACTCCTCGACCCGCATGGAGAATTCGTCGATCTGGCCAGTGGTGACGCGTCGGCGCGAACGCATCGCTGCGCCGATTCAGCAGGTGGGTTACGAAAGCTGGCTCGACGAAGAGATCGGTGAGGGGCGCATCGCACTCAAGGGCGGATACGAGGCGTTCCGCGCCAATCGCGAGGCGCTGGTGTGGGCCTTGCACCAGGGCCCGGCCAAGCCGACCGCCGACGACGGCAAGAGCGCGAAGGCGTCGACCGAGCGGATCTACAACGGCACATCGTCGCTCGCCGACGAATGCGCCGAATATGGCAAGGACCCGGACGAAGTGTTCGAGCAGCGAAAGCGCGAGCACGATAAGTACGTCGCCGCCGGCATGCCGTCGCCGTTCCTGCGCAAGCAGGATGCCGGCAACGACGTCGCCGCCGACCAGCAGCAGGATGCGCAGCCGCAACCGAGCGAGGCGGTTTGA
- a CDS encoding phage tail tape measure protein: MKVIEAKAIISAADKSGGVFDAIARKLERLSGVAARASSRVAAAGNVAAAADRAASAHARVGGAAGLAAGRLAVGAAARVLAPAAVAYGGVQSVKRFADTDMALTRIGITADATDEQISKLNKSVRDLAFASGKSFDDVTKGLESLVAGGMDLPQAMPALPAIVKTAQAAGAEVADMANTTLALNQALGIATDKMQSSFDVLVTGGKAGKFELKDMARYMASIAPAAAAIGLKGEAGLKTIVAMMQTIRAGTGTSEEAAASLQNIFAKMESETTTGKFEKFGIDLRKEMDKARKSGRDLLTVFLELTEKATKGDLSKIPQLFTDMEFARGMRALMQYRDLMKEVTEKLDKSSGSAMKDFARVLDRPKVAVDRLSESFDRLKEAAGAALDAIGTSKGMDWIARKTEEAIEYRNKPEVERARVRAETDRRAGLEKEKAAVQEKIRLYESFGNNTDPSVMDRIKGHPGANIGKLLADLRLKLLAIEGAMSAASPEDLPPIMSEKEIEAVKAAQEELRKKSEADAAKQQQKNARPGTPLPQSDPRKARPWEGNILDLPPVKAELTGSAEVKGETTVKVEVELKPAPELVQAVASAKASAAKLQGMISANGAGSTGRSSPDAAPGGKGVAGNR, translated from the coding sequence ATGAAGGTCATTGAGGCCAAAGCGATCATCAGCGCCGCAGACAAATCCGGCGGCGTGTTCGATGCCATTGCCAGGAAGCTTGAGAGGCTTTCCGGTGTCGCAGCAAGAGCGAGCAGCCGTGTTGCGGCGGCTGGAAACGTCGCTGCTGCGGCTGATCGCGCTGCCTCTGCGCATGCTCGCGTTGGCGGCGCCGCCGGACTCGCCGCCGGACGTCTCGCCGTCGGCGCCGCGGCGCGGGTGTTGGCGCCGGCGGCCGTTGCCTATGGCGGCGTGCAGTCGGTCAAGCGCTTTGCCGATACCGATATGGCGCTGACCCGCATCGGCATCACGGCGGATGCGACCGACGAACAGATCAGCAAGCTCAACAAGTCGGTGCGTGATCTGGCCTTCGCGTCGGGTAAGTCGTTCGACGACGTCACCAAGGGCCTGGAAAGCCTGGTTGCCGGCGGCATGGATCTGCCGCAGGCGATGCCGGCATTGCCGGCGATCGTCAAGACGGCGCAGGCCGCAGGCGCAGAAGTCGCCGACATGGCCAACACGACGTTGGCGCTCAACCAGGCGCTCGGCATCGCGACCGACAAGATGCAGTCGTCGTTCGACGTGCTGGTCACCGGCGGCAAGGCCGGCAAGTTCGAATTGAAGGACATGGCCCGCTACATGGCTTCGATCGCGCCGGCTGCGGCCGCGATCGGCCTCAAGGGCGAGGCCGGGCTCAAGACCATCGTCGCGATGATGCAGACGATCCGGGCGGGCACCGGCACGTCGGAAGAGGCGGCGGCCTCGCTGCAGAACATCTTCGCCAAGATGGAGAGCGAAACCACCACGGGCAAATTCGAGAAGTTCGGCATCGATCTGCGCAAGGAGATGGACAAGGCGCGCAAGTCCGGGCGCGACCTGCTGACCGTGTTCCTCGAGCTCACCGAGAAGGCGACGAAGGGCGATCTATCGAAGATCCCGCAGCTGTTCACCGATATGGAATTCGCTCGCGGCATGCGGGCGCTGATGCAGTACCGGGACCTGATGAAGGAGGTCACCGAGAAGCTGGATAAGTCGTCCGGCTCGGCGATGAAGGATTTCGCGCGTGTGCTGGACCGGCCGAAGGTGGCCGTCGATCGGCTGTCGGAGAGCTTCGATCGGCTCAAGGAAGCCGCCGGCGCAGCTTTGGACGCGATCGGGACTTCGAAGGGCATGGACTGGATCGCTCGCAAGACCGAGGAGGCGATCGAGTACCGCAACAAGCCGGAGGTCGAGCGCGCCCGCGTTCGCGCTGAAACCGACCGTCGCGCCGGACTCGAAAAAGAGAAGGCCGCTGTTCAGGAGAAAATCCGGCTCTACGAATCTTTCGGTAACAACACTGACCCGTCGGTGATGGACCGGATCAAGGGCCACCCCGGCGCCAACATCGGGAAGCTGTTGGCCGATCTGCGGCTGAAGCTGTTGGCGATCGAGGGCGCCATGTCCGCGGCGTCGCCGGAGGATCTGCCGCCGATCATGTCCGAAAAGGAGATCGAGGCGGTGAAGGCTGCGCAGGAGGAGCTGCGCAAGAAGAGCGAGGCCGATGCGGCGAAGCAGCAGCAGAAGAATGCGCGACCCGGCACACCGCTGCCGCAGTCGGACCCGCGAAAGGCGCGGCCGTGGGAGGGCAACATTCTCGATCTGCCGCCGGTGAAAGCGGAGCTCACCGGCAGCGCCGAGGTCAAGGGTGAGACCACGGTCAAGGTCGAAGTCGAACTGAAGCCCGCGCCAGAGCTCGTTCAGGCGGTCGCCTCGGCCAAGGCAAGCGCCGCAAAGCTTCAGGGCATGATCAGCGCGAACGGAGCCGGATCGACTGGCCGTTCGTCTCCGGACGCCGCGCCGGGCGGCAAGGGCGTGGCGGGTAACAGGTGA
- a CDS encoding major capsid protein, translated as MALITDIFNQNGWGAIEFNEEIVERVDFKPQLLGSLNLFEPIYSRSRTIAIAQKDRTLTLIPTSANGSPPQELEVNAGDLKMFNAVRLAKGSTILAAEMAGVLALPFDQQTKDVAQEVTDRTASIMDDLELTWEHMRFGAIQGKVLDADGTTVLHDWYSIWGISEAAEINFELNVDTTDVRKKCRDVKRAMMKKAKGVWAPGTRVGALVGDEFFDLLVNHKQIKETKLGNERAPLLENIEGYSAIEIEGITFINYRGTDDDSTISIATTKARFFPIGARGAFKVGWAPANEFKPYLNQRGREYYGLMLADTSGRDAWDRVELYSYPLFIPTRPEMLLRAKQQ; from the coding sequence ATGGCACTGATCACGGACATCTTCAACCAGAACGGCTGGGGTGCGATCGAGTTCAACGAGGAGATCGTGGAGCGAGTAGACTTCAAGCCGCAGCTGCTCGGATCGCTCAACCTGTTCGAGCCGATCTATTCGCGCTCGCGCACCATCGCGATCGCGCAGAAGGACCGCACGCTGACGCTGATTCCGACCTCGGCGAACGGATCTCCGCCGCAGGAGCTGGAGGTCAACGCCGGCGATCTGAAGATGTTCAACGCGGTTCGTCTCGCCAAGGGATCGACGATCTTGGCCGCCGAGATGGCCGGCGTGCTGGCACTGCCGTTCGATCAGCAGACCAAGGACGTTGCGCAGGAGGTCACCGACCGCACTGCGTCGATCATGGACGATCTCGAGCTGACCTGGGAGCACATGCGGTTCGGCGCCATCCAGGGCAAGGTGCTGGATGCCGACGGCACCACGGTGCTGCACGACTGGTATTCGATCTGGGGCATCAGCGAGGCGGCCGAGATCAACTTCGAGCTGAACGTCGACACCACCGACGTTCGCAAGAAGTGCCGCGACGTCAAGCGCGCGATGATGAAGAAGGCCAAGGGCGTCTGGGCCCCCGGCACCCGCGTCGGTGCGCTGGTCGGCGACGAGTTCTTCGATCTGCTGGTCAATCACAAGCAGATCAAGGAAACCAAGCTCGGAAACGAACGCGCGCCGCTGCTGGAGAACATCGAAGGGTATTCGGCGATCGAAATCGAAGGCATCACCTTCATCAACTATCGCGGCACCGACGACGACTCCACGATCTCGATCGCCACCACCAAGGCGCGGTTTTTCCCGATCGGCGCCCGCGGCGCGTTCAAGGTCGGCTGGGCGCCGGCCAACGAGTTCAAGCCGTACCTCAATCAGCGTGGCCGCGAGTACTACGGCCTGATGCTGGCCGACACTTCCGGCCGCGATGCCTGGGACCGTGTCGAGCTGTACAGCTATCCGCTGTTCATCCCGACCCGCCCCGAAATGCTGCTGCGCGCCAAGCAGCAGTGA
- a CDS encoding head decoration protein, translating to MVTLTENIYRTGGYIVSEAAGYRSREQATIKSGSGKLLAGAVLSPEVVIANAAASASADAANTANSGTIAMDGTAPIAATAKNGRYIGICSAATKVNWENPDGVAIGVSTHGSAFTGGGIKFTITAGASANVVGDKFYVDVVIETGDIVYAPYDGSKPAGAILYEGCDATDNAVRRTITARDTEVTTAELQWKSGVTDGQKTAALASLASLGIIGR from the coding sequence ATGGTGACGTTGACTGAGAACATCTACCGCACGGGCGGTTACATCGTCTCCGAGGCGGCGGGCTATCGCTCGCGCGAGCAGGCGACGATCAAGTCCGGCTCCGGCAAGCTGCTGGCTGGCGCCGTGCTGTCGCCGGAGGTCGTCATCGCGAATGCCGCGGCGAGTGCCTCGGCTGATGCGGCCAATACCGCCAACTCGGGCACCATCGCGATGGACGGCACCGCGCCGATCGCAGCGACCGCCAAGAACGGCCGCTACATCGGCATCTGCTCGGCGGCCACCAAGGTGAATTGGGAAAATCCGGACGGCGTCGCGATCGGCGTGTCGACCCACGGCTCAGCCTTCACCGGCGGCGGCATCAAGTTCACCATCACGGCAGGGGCGTCGGCCAACGTTGTTGGCGACAAGTTCTATGTCGACGTGGTGATCGAGACCGGCGACATCGTTTACGCCCCCTACGACGGCAGCAAGCCGGCCGGCGCTATCCTCTACGAGGGCTGCGATGCGACCGACAACGCCGTCCGCCGCACCATCACCGCCCGCGACACCGAGGTGACCACTGCCGAGCTGCAGTGGAAATCCGGCGTCACGGACGGCCAGAAAACCGCCGCGCTGGCCTCCCTGGCGTCGCTCGGCATCATCGGCCGCTAA
- a CDS encoding gpW family head-tail joining protein, protein MANLIVINGVSVDLDEPCAVVAALKRAEMEITLGGGVIAARFEDHEVSWTAANLSRLQDMIADYERKCAAAQGLRTRYAKRLRFVR, encoded by the coding sequence ATGGCGAACCTGATCGTCATTAACGGCGTCTCGGTCGATCTCGACGAGCCCTGCGCCGTCGTCGCCGCGCTGAAGCGTGCGGAGATGGAGATTACGCTCGGCGGCGGCGTGATCGCCGCGCGGTTTGAAGACCACGAGGTGAGCTGGACTGCGGCCAACTTGTCCCGGCTGCAAGACATGATCGCCGATTACGAGCGCAAGTGCGCCGCCGCCCAGGGCCTTCGCACCCGCTACGCCAAACGCCTGCGCTTCGTGCGCTGA
- a CDS encoding phage tail tube protein, which translates to MSHTAGGRVSTVINGVPYSARGEITLSASNISNESGVNQDGTVYRLVKPKVRKAELTFDRFVTIDDRPLIWDERVMNLMNIPVTFVEDDTGLTHVLSGAFFEGEPQGNLATGEVSGLSIAASGYKTLNG; encoded by the coding sequence ATGTCCCACACGGCAGGCGGTCGGGTCTCGACCGTCATCAACGGCGTTCCTTATTCGGCCCGCGGCGAGATCACGCTGTCGGCCTCGAACATCTCCAACGAGTCCGGCGTCAACCAGGACGGCACCGTCTATCGGCTGGTCAAGCCGAAGGTGCGCAAGGCCGAGCTGACGTTCGATCGGTTCGTCACGATCGATGACCGCCCGCTGATCTGGGACGAGCGCGTCATGAACCTGATGAACATCCCGGTCACCTTCGTCGAGGACGATACCGGCCTCACTCATGTCTTGTCCGGTGCGTTCTTCGAGGGTGAGCCGCAGGGCAATCTCGCGACTGGCGAGGTCAGCGGTCTTTCGATCGCAGCGAGCGGCTACAAGACGTTGAACGGCTGA
- a CDS encoding phage tail sheath C-terminal domain-containing protein — protein sequence MAVAFNSIPSNLRVPLFYAEVNAGQSPYQGPSRTLLIGQKLSTGSASANVPIILSGDPQSLVGAGSMLAEEAIWARQNHPFGEIWMLPLADPSGNTQTWTITIAAGLAGKSGTLPVYLGGEKVSIGVATTDSTSDAATNLAAEINKGYTKFGRSLSFPVTAAAASNVVTLTARHAGALMAKFSVLKDLVGDEGPLQQYLTIAAGTAGTGVPTLGTALASLGDMEFDYICSPYADTTSLDVVKDFLGGTSGRWSPIQQLFGHYCTVMFDSYANLASFGAGRNDPNVSILGVVDSPSPPWRWAAAYGARIASDKNLGGEVDQAYRISLPVQTLDLVGIRPPQSRVNWFSITQRNTHYQDAISGFKVAADGTVMLDRVVTTYLTNAYGQPDITWLDIETRLQMVYFVRYMRQRITQKYGRCALADDNPSANPGIVTAKILKAECVHAYMELEAGGLVENSDLFAQRLVVERSSDPNRVNAYLPVDVVNQFRVFAANATTFLQYPA from the coding sequence ATGGCTGTCGCGTTCAATTCGATCCCGTCGAACCTTCGCGTTCCGCTGTTCTATGCCGAGGTCAATGCCGGCCAGTCGCCCTATCAGGGCCCAAGCCGTACGCTGCTGATCGGCCAGAAACTGTCGACCGGCAGCGCCTCGGCCAATGTGCCGATCATCCTGTCGGGCGATCCGCAGTCGCTGGTCGGCGCCGGCTCGATGCTGGCCGAGGAGGCGATCTGGGCACGGCAGAACCACCCTTTCGGCGAGATCTGGATGCTGCCGCTCGCCGATCCCTCCGGTAATACGCAGACCTGGACCATCACCATCGCAGCCGGGCTCGCCGGCAAGTCCGGCACGCTGCCGGTCTATCTCGGCGGCGAGAAGGTCAGCATTGGCGTCGCCACCACGGACTCCACCTCCGACGCCGCCACCAATCTCGCGGCCGAGATCAACAAGGGCTACACCAAGTTCGGCCGCAGCCTGTCGTTCCCGGTCACCGCGGCTGCGGCGAGCAACGTGGTCACCCTGACGGCGCGCCATGCCGGCGCCCTGATGGCGAAGTTCTCGGTGCTGAAGGATCTGGTGGGCGACGAGGGCCCGCTGCAGCAATATCTAACGATCGCGGCCGGCACCGCCGGCACCGGTGTGCCGACGCTCGGCACCGCGCTGGCGTCGCTCGGCGACATGGAGTTCGATTACATCTGCTCGCCCTATGCCGACACCACGTCGCTCGACGTGGTCAAGGATTTCCTCGGCGGCACCTCCGGCCGGTGGTCGCCGATCCAGCAGCTGTTCGGCCACTACTGCACGGTGATGTTCGACAGCTACGCGAACTTGGCTTCGTTCGGCGCTGGCCGGAACGACCCAAACGTCTCGATCCTCGGCGTGGTCGACAGTCCATCGCCGCCGTGGCGCTGGGCAGCGGCCTATGGGGCTCGGATCGCCAGCGACAAGAACCTCGGCGGTGAAGTCGACCAGGCCTATCGCATCAGCCTGCCGGTCCAAACGTTGGATCTGGTCGGCATCCGGCCGCCGCAGTCGCGGGTCAACTGGTTTTCGATCACTCAACGGAACACGCACTATCAGGATGCCATCTCGGGCTTCAAGGTCGCCGCCGACGGCACGGTGATGCTCGACCGCGTGGTCACCACCTATCTGACCAACGCCTATGGCCAGCCGGACATCACCTGGCTGGACATCGAGACCCGGCTGCAGATGGTGTATTTCGTGCGCTACATGCGGCAGCGCATCACGCAGAAGTACGGCCGCTGTGCCCTGGCCGACGACAACCCGAGCGCTAATCCGGGCATCGTCACCGCCAAGATCCTGAAAGCCGAGTGTGTCCACGCCTATATGGAGCTCGAAGCCGGCGGCTTGGTCGAGAATTCCGACCTGTTCGCGCAGCGCCTCGTGGTCGAGCGTTCGTCGGATCCAAATCGCGTCAACGCTTACTTGCCTGTCGACGTGGTCAATCAGTTCCGCGTGTTCGCCGCGAACGCCACGACCTTCCTGCAGTACCCGGCCTGA
- a CDS encoding phage terminase large subunit family protein has protein sequence MSFIDPRLRFPHLPRGAKVLFGGLAAASKPIEDLTISEWADRYREVSAESGSPWPGKFRTDRVPYLREPQDCLHPDHPARRVTARWAAQLGKSTAIENWFGYVVDRAPGPMMIVLPTLEEATKFNRVKLDPTITASKAWNHKVAPVNSRDEKASTTAYKRFSGGYCVIVNAGSSKGLQMVSIKNLAMDEVTGYPRDVDGRGSPRDQARARQKMFGNLGKEWEGSTPGIEGECMITADFLAGDQRYYYVPCPHCAALQPLTMEQMRAADAAQKLPVHFRCLACDGVILDGHKHEMLAGGVWIARRVPEGADPVPLVIKPAELPRWRCDPCEGRCADWQPSYHLWAGYAPRERFADIWDRWEAAQTDTTKLRTFYQQDLAEPYDPGGAAVEWEKLLEAAKAGAYPRGKVPAEAGLIVSAADVQSYGIKWAVYAIGPRGQRWLIDRELFEGKPDQEDEPWIALSDALGRKYPTAGGGEVGIELSGVDSGFCTDRVYRFCSNRPHCFALDGQHKQKLPWLGTPTKRDIRDRNKRIIGKVSLYPVGLYDVKTEVVAGLANLVEGPDKAGRWPRNTLHLTGELADEHFVKELTAERLVDPEQESRANANKKTRSLVKPNAPREWQKLPGRANDWFDTTVYALALAWHLEHKHRLNEARWADLLLIVHGKPATPDLFDAAASPFERKPPPAATSEQRQQERARRRDKWKKR, from the coding sequence ATGAGCTTCATTGATCCGCGGCTGCGGTTCCCGCATCTGCCGCGGGGCGCCAAGGTGCTGTTCGGTGGGCTCGCCGCAGCGTCCAAGCCGATCGAGGATCTGACGATCAGCGAGTGGGCTGATCGTTACCGCGAAGTCTCGGCAGAGTCGGGGTCGCCTTGGCCGGGCAAGTTCCGCACCGATCGGGTGCCTTACTTGCGCGAGCCGCAGGACTGCTTACACCCCGATCATCCGGCGCGTCGTGTGACGGCACGCTGGGCGGCGCAGCTCGGTAAGTCGACGGCGATCGAGAACTGGTTCGGGTACGTCGTTGACCGAGCGCCTGGCCCGATGATGATCGTGCTGCCGACGCTGGAGGAGGCGACGAAGTTCAATCGGGTCAAGCTTGATCCGACGATCACCGCCTCGAAGGCCTGGAACCACAAGGTCGCGCCGGTCAATAGCCGCGACGAGAAGGCCTCGACAACGGCCTACAAGCGGTTTTCAGGCGGCTATTGTGTCATCGTCAATGCTGGCTCCTCGAAGGGCCTGCAGATGGTGTCGATCAAGAACCTCGCGATGGACGAGGTGACCGGCTATCCGCGTGACGTCGACGGTCGTGGCAGTCCCCGCGACCAGGCTCGCGCCCGACAGAAGATGTTCGGAAATCTCGGCAAGGAGTGGGAAGGCTCCACGCCGGGCATCGAAGGCGAGTGTATGATCACCGCCGACTTTCTGGCGGGTGATCAGCGCTACTACTACGTGCCGTGCCCGCATTGCGCCGCGCTGCAGCCGCTCACCATGGAGCAGATGCGGGCCGCCGATGCAGCGCAGAAGCTGCCGGTGCACTTCCGTTGCCTCGCATGCGACGGCGTGATCCTCGACGGCCACAAGCACGAGATGCTCGCCGGCGGCGTGTGGATCGCACGGCGCGTGCCGGAGGGAGCAGATCCGGTGCCGCTGGTCATCAAGCCGGCGGAGCTTCCGCGCTGGCGTTGCGACCCCTGCGAGGGCCGCTGCGCCGATTGGCAGCCGAGCTATCATCTTTGGGCCGGCTATGCGCCGCGAGAGCGCTTCGCCGATATCTGGGACCGCTGGGAAGCGGCTCAGACCGACACGACGAAGCTGCGGACGTTCTATCAGCAGGATCTTGCCGAGCCCTACGATCCGGGCGGCGCTGCGGTGGAATGGGAGAAGCTGCTCGAGGCCGCGAAGGCTGGAGCCTATCCGCGCGGCAAGGTGCCAGCGGAAGCCGGGCTGATCGTCTCGGCGGCTGACGTCCAAAGCTACGGCATCAAGTGGGCGGTGTATGCGATCGGTCCGCGCGGCCAACGCTGGCTGATCGACCGCGAATTGTTCGAGGGAAAGCCGGATCAGGAAGACGAGCCTTGGATCGCGCTGTCGGATGCGCTGGGGCGGAAGTATCCGACCGCAGGCGGCGGAGAGGTCGGCATCGAGTTGTCCGGCGTCGACTCCGGCTTCTGCACCGATCGTGTCTATCGGTTCTGTTCGAACCGCCCGCATTGCTTCGCGCTGGACGGACAGCATAAGCAAAAGCTGCCCTGGCTCGGCACGCCGACCAAGCGTGACATTCGGGATCGCAACAAGCGCATCATCGGCAAGGTGTCGCTGTATCCGGTCGGTCTTTACGATGTGAAGACGGAAGTGGTCGCCGGCCTCGCCAATCTGGTCGAGGGGCCGGACAAGGCCGGCCGGTGGCCGCGCAACACGTTGCATCTCACCGGCGAGCTCGCCGACGAGCATTTCGTCAAGGAGCTGACGGCGGAGCGGCTGGTCGATCCCGAGCAGGAAAGCCGGGCGAACGCGAACAAGAAAACGCGATCGCTGGTGAAGCCCAATGCGCCACGCGAATGGCAGAAGCTGCCGGGCCGCGCCAACGACTGGTTCGACACCACGGTCTACGCGCTCGCGCTGGCCTGGCACCTCGAGCACAAGCATCGGCTGAACGAGGCGCGCTGGGCCGATCTGCTGCTGATCGTGCACGGCAAGCCGGCGACGCCGGATTTGTTCGACGCCGCGGCGTCGCCCTTCGAACGCAAGCCTCCGCCGGCGGCAACCAGCGAGCAGCGCCAGCAGGAGCGGGCACGGCGACGCGACAAGTGGAAGAAGCGATGA
- a CDS encoding DUF2635 domain-containing protein — MTESIYVKPREGGRVRMPERNYNVMPAEGAVVPRVDYYERLLIGGDIAIADPPAAEIATQPETKPAGKTAQMKE, encoded by the coding sequence ATGACCGAGTCGATCTACGTCAAACCGCGGGAAGGCGGCCGCGTTCGCATGCCGGAGCGCAACTACAACGTGATGCCGGCGGAAGGCGCGGTGGTGCCGCGTGTCGATTACTACGAGCGGCTGCTGATCGGCGGGGATATCGCGATCGCAGATCCTCCGGCCGCGGAGATCGCCACCCAACCCGAGACCAAGCCGGCGGGAAAGACCGCCCAGATGAAGGAGTAA
- a CDS encoding S49 family peptidase yields the protein MDLAYPHLCGQLFEQPLMYDPRKAEVVLRALGPQLTGQSVTIVNGTGGVDHVAFANGRPSAGVIGDRMGRAYDRNGYAPFDMVDGVAIIPIEGSLVQKGGWVGAMSGETSYQGLQTQIARASRNADVKGVVFEVDSFGGMVNGGFETASMIAALSKAKPTIAILTDFAYSAAYLQASQCRQIIAPQFGGAGSIGCVMLHADYSGALEQGGIKVTLIQSGAHKTDGNAFEPLPAETKARWQAQVDAVRDQFAAAVGQGRKKRCSKADALKTEAQCFTAAEALDLGLIDAVGDGQEAFAAFVKEVNRRS from the coding sequence ATGGATCTGGCTTATCCGCATCTCTGCGGTCAGCTGTTCGAGCAGCCGCTGATGTATGATCCGCGCAAGGCGGAGGTGGTGCTGCGGGCGCTGGGGCCACAGCTCACAGGTCAGTCGGTCACGATCGTGAACGGCACCGGCGGCGTCGATCACGTCGCCTTCGCGAACGGCCGTCCCTCCGCCGGCGTGATCGGCGATCGCATGGGCCGCGCCTATGATCGCAACGGTTATGCGCCGTTCGACATGGTCGACGGCGTCGCGATCATCCCGATCGAAGGCTCGCTGGTGCAGAAGGGGGGTTGGGTCGGCGCCATGTCCGGTGAGACGTCGTATCAGGGCCTGCAGACCCAGATCGCCCGCGCGTCCCGCAACGCCGACGTCAAGGGCGTGGTGTTCGAGGTCGACAGCTTCGGCGGCATGGTCAACGGCGGATTCGAGACCGCGTCGATGATTGCGGCGCTGTCGAAGGCCAAGCCGACGATCGCCATCCTCACCGACTTCGCTTATTCGGCGGCGTATCTGCAGGCCAGCCAGTGCCGCCAGATCATCGCGCCGCAGTTCGGCGGCGCCGGCTCGATCGGCTGCGTCATGCTGCACGCTGATTATTCCGGCGCGCTCGAGCAGGGTGGCATCAAGGTGACGCTGATCCAGTCCGGCGCGCACAAGACCGACGGCAACGCCTTCGAGCCGCTGCCGGCGGAGACCAAGGCGCGCTGGCAGGCGCAGGTCGACGCGGTGCGCGATCAGTTCGCGGCGGCGGTCGGGCAGGGCCGCAAGAAGCGCTGCAGTAAGGCCGATGCGCTGAAGACCGAGGCGCAATGCTTCACCGCGGCCGAAGCACTCGACCTCGGCCTGATCGACGCTGTCGGCGACGGCCAGGAGGCCTTCGCGGCCTTCGTCAAGGAAGTCAACCGGAGATCCTGA